The nucleotide sequence TAATAAATTGTTCTTAAAAAATCAATTGCATCTTTAAGTTTTAACTTATAAATGAACTCTTTTTCTTCCTCGTTTAATAAACTAAATCTTCTTTTAAATTCTAAAAAATGCATAATAACATCTCCTTTTTTGTATGTATTTATATATACTCTTTCTATAGTCATAATGTATCATACTGTGAATACTTTGTCAACAAATTTTTTAAAATTTTTTTTATATTTTATTTAAATATAGATTTTATCAATACTTTCTTGTATTCTTTTTTTTGTACAATTTTATTTAAATAAATTATTGTAGACACTTTAGCATAATTATGTTATACTGTATATATATAGTAGTACATTAAAAAAAGGAGGGAATTATATGAGTTTTGGAACTACTTTGAAAAAAATAAGATTAAAACATAAAGATAGTTTAAGAGGTCTTGCTAAAAAAATTAATTTACACTTCACTTTTATAGATAAAGTAGAAAAAGGTACTGCACCTATTTCAAATAACTTTATTGAAAGAGTTATTGAAGTATACCCTGATGAAGAAAAAACTTTAAAAAAAGAATACTTAAAGGAAAATTTACCTAAAGTATTTAACAAAGATGAAAGTATTAAAATTTTAGAAGATAGTGAAGTTTTAAATCTTCCTGTTTATGGAAAAGCTAGTGCAGGTAGAGGTTACCTAAATATGGATAAACCTGATTACTACATGCCTATAACAAAAGGAGACTTCTCTTTAAATAGTTTCTTTGTAGAAATTACAGGAGATAGTATGGAACCAACTTTAGAAGATGGTGAATATGCTTTAGTTGATCCTAATAACACTGCCTATGTTAAAAATAAAATATATGTTGTCACTTATAATGATGAAGGATATATAAAAAGAGTTGAACTAAAAGAAAAGAAAAAAGTTATAACTTTAAAGAGTGATAATCCTGATTATGATGACATTGATATTCCTGAAGAAATGCAAGAATACTTTAAAATCAATGGAAGAGTTGTTGAAGTTATCTCTAAAAAAAGAATATTATAAAAATTTAAAAGAGTTGTTCCAAATTAAGTGGATCAACTCTTTTTTACAAATAAAAAAGCACTAGATTTGTATAAATACATTTCTAGTGCTTTTCTCATTTTTTTTAAGCTTATTTAACTTCTTT is from Fusobacterium periodonticum 1_1_41FAA and encodes:
- a CDS encoding helix-turn-helix transcriptional regulator, whose amino-acid sequence is MSFGTTLKKIRLKHKDSLRGLAKKINLHFTFIDKVEKGTAPISNNFIERVIEVYPDEEKTLKKEYLKENLPKVFNKDESIKILEDSEVLNLPVYGKASAGRGYLNMDKPDYYMPITKGDFSLNSFFVEITGDSMEPTLEDGEYALVDPNNTAYVKNKIYVVTYNDEGYIKRVELKEKKKVITLKSDNPDYDDIDIPEEMQEYFKINGRVVEVISKKRIL